A genomic region of Ehrlichia japonica contains the following coding sequences:
- the dusB gene encoding tRNA dihydrouridine synthase DusB, translated as MDISQFISDYPVILAPMSGVTDLPFRTLIKNLGAGLLVSEMIASHAMIIQTKQSLQKSQIQTNTAVQLSGCNPTIMAEAAKLNEDMGTKIIDINFGCPVKKVVNSYAGSALMKDEITAAKILESVVKAVKIPVTLKMRTGWDSNHLNSPQLAKIAEETGIKMITIHGRTRTQMFTGKADWKFISNIKKCVKIPVIANGDIKNLHDIKTSLKESQADGIMIGRGIYGKPWFINQALHFIKSGTILPDPSPSEKLQIITNHYDHMIEYYGKDIGTKISKKHIGWYSASLDNSAEFRSQINCSNDHNFIRDKITDFFSQN; from the coding sequence ATGGATATTAGCCAATTCATATCAGACTACCCAGTAATATTAGCACCAATGTCTGGTGTGACTGATCTTCCATTTCGTACTCTTATAAAGAACCTGGGTGCTGGACTATTAGTATCAGAAATGATCGCAAGTCATGCAATGATTATACAAACTAAACAAAGTTTGCAAAAATCACAAATTCAAACTAACACTGCTGTACAACTATCCGGATGCAACCCCACAATAATGGCAGAAGCTGCAAAACTTAATGAAGACATGGGAACAAAAATTATAGATATAAATTTTGGATGTCCTGTTAAGAAAGTAGTCAACAGTTATGCTGGCTCAGCACTAATGAAAGATGAAATTACAGCTGCAAAAATCCTAGAATCTGTAGTAAAGGCAGTCAAGATTCCAGTAACACTAAAAATGCGTACTGGATGGGATAGTAATCACCTAAATTCACCTCAATTGGCTAAGATTGCTGAAGAAACTGGAATAAAAATGATAACAATACACGGTAGAACAAGAACACAAATGTTTACTGGAAAGGCAGATTGGAAATTTATTAGCAATATCAAGAAATGTGTAAAAATTCCTGTGATAGCCAATGGAGATATAAAAAACTTACATGATATAAAAACATCACTAAAAGAATCACAAGCAGATGGTATTATGATAGGAAGAGGAATATACGGAAAGCCGTGGTTTATTAATCAAGCTTTACATTTTATAAAATCAGGTACTATTTTACCTGATCCTTCTCCATCAGAAAAATTGCAAATTATCACAAATCACTATGATCACATGATAGAATATTATGGAAAAGACATCGGAACGAAAATATCAAAAAAACACATAGGATGGTATAGTGCTTCTCTAGATAATTCAGCAGAATTTAGATCTCAAATAAATTGCTCAAATGACCACAATTTTATTAGAGATAAAATAACAGATTTCTTTTCACAAAATTAA